TCATCAATCATAGACATAATTCTTAGGTGATGTTACCAATCATCGATCTTAGTCGATGTCAGGAATTTCAGGATCACTAACATCAAAGATTTCGACAGAGTTTTGCCTTCATAATAATTATCTTGATCTATGGTATAGTATGATCATAATGTTTCGCGCATGCGCATAGTGTatagttaattttgaaaaatatacgCTCGTTTGAATTAGTGCTTTCTAACCTAATAAAAGATCTCGGTtgataataatatcatattaatataaatgtaatacacATGAATATAAAGAAATCAATACTTTTATGTGGTTGCGCAAAAAACTTGCAACTTGCCCTGTATACATTCTTGCAGTTATCGTCTGCGTCCTTGATTATATTTGATGCAGTCGAACAACAAaaaatgtaacttcaaatcagtgtgaatgGCATACTACATACATCTATAAACATAAGTTTGATGCTACACACATATGCATGGAAGTTTACAATTTGTTTAAAACTTTTGTAGTTTATAGTACTCGCACAAAGAATGATTGTACATAATGGATAAAAAGTTAAACTTACCAAATCTGGATGAATCTTATTATGATGGCATTGAAAAGTAAATCTACTACTACCATaggatattataattatttctgaCTGTTTCTGATCATATTAATTGATTCTGTAAATGTTGTATATTTTTTAGGATTGTTGGTTCCAAGAATGATACAACATTTCTATTACCTGCAGACGTTTTACAGAAAAGGAAAGAATTTTGGCACGACTTCTTTCAAAAGTATGCAGAGGAGGTACGACAAATTTCATAATTTAAACAAGTAAGGGGACTTTCTGATTAAGAAGTAAGTCTTTCTTTCTTACATATTATTGTAGTataaaaaattctgaaaaaatataatttctttcagaaatttataAGAAAGCACGTACCTTTCTACTGCTTGATCAGCGGGTTCCCTTAGGTAcaactatatttatttaaaagatattaataataataatattaattgctTGTCATTTTAGTCGGTAATAGGAAATGATTTAGACTTACTTGACATTCAAGACAGCGGACCTCATAAAAAGTCATTAAAATTTATACAACATTGGGTAGACAATGGTACTTTGccatataacaatataatggaTATAAATAAGGAATCAGAACAATGTGATGCAGCAAAAGTGTTGACAAATACTTCCAGCAGTTCTGTTGATACAGTTGcatatatattatcaaataataatacaacTAATAAATTTACTACAATGGCTATTGTGGAGGGAGCAAAACAAGGCTCATTGGTAGACCTTGAGAATGAAGATATAGGAAGCGTAGATACAATAAAACTTGTCAGAAATACAGATGGTAGAGATAATAATGACAATGTGTTACAACAGAATGGTGAAAATAGTATTGAGAATGCTTCCATGATGCCCTCTGCTGAAATTGAGAAAGATATAACATTTAAGAGAAATGATGAACCAGAAGTAAACAGAACACCTAAAATTAACTACAATAAGCTATTTACTGAGAAATTGATGCATTTAATTACTAAAAAAGAAAATCGGAATTCTTATATAAAAGAAAGCTTAATCAATAGAGAATTAAATCAATCTTCGCGATTCTACTTAACAGAAGAAAATTCTGAATGTCAAAATGATTCACAAAGATTAAGTCAACGTAAAAAGTTATATAGTGCCAGAGATTCACCTGTTGATATTGTTTCTACAATTCGTAGAAACACAAGTATTATACCTAGGAGAAAACAATTTTTGCATCCTGCGTTAGATTCTCAGATTACAGCAAGAAGAAGGTCTAAATTCTTCCAAAAAAGAAGAACACAGCAGATTAGTATGTATCATAAAAGTGTGATGAATAGTAGCACATTCTCTCTTCCAAATACTATGAGTAAAAAATGGAGTAATACTAAAAAATCTTCCATGGCTAATTCGCAAAGTGTACGTAAATTAAAAACTCGAGAAACAAGTCTTAGTTCCACTGACGGTAACAGTACTGTTATAGAATGCAATAATCAGAATATGAATATGTCTGCAATAGTTAATACTGAAAGCGAAATTGTTAGTTCAAATGCGAGTGAATTTAAGAAACCTAACAATACTGTAAGAGAATTCAGAAAGTCTAAATTAAGAGTTACTAGGTCTAGATTAAAAAATCAAATGAGATTATCCTTATCAAAACCTAATGAACTAAACAAACTTCCAATACCACAGAACATAAAACCGatagtttgtttaaaacgaTTATCCGAATCCGACATAAGAAAATACAAAAAGCCGAAAAATTTAACGATCAattttgataatttattaaAACCAGTAGTTCGTGTAAAACGATTACTAGAGTCCgatatagaaaaatataaaaagtcGGATGAAGAAGTCAAGAACGTTGAGAATTCACATTCAGCGATTTATTTAAAACAGTCATCACAATTTGTTTCTGGCGGAAGTAGAAAAGTAGAGAAAATGGTGAGAATTCCTTGTAACTTAAATGCAACAGTTCGTTTAACACGACTATCAAAGCgcgatattgaaaatattaccAATTCGAATACATCGATGAAAGATAATATTAATTCGAATAcaataaagaaaaataatattataccgAGTACATTAAAGAACAATAATTTACAGTCTCAAACTATCCAGATACAAAATGATAGAACAAGTAATACTAAAAGACCCCTGCGCTCACAAAATGCCTCAACTAATTCGGTCCGCAATAGCAAGACCATTAACTTATTTGAGGATTCAGATAGTGATCATAGCACTTTATTGATCCATAAATGTGAAAATTCTAAATCTGCAAAAGATACAAATAATCCGCATGGCTCTAGCAATGTCTCCTTATATGATAAAATTGGaacagaaattaataaaattcgtGAAAATAACGTAAATTTCATGCTAGATGATGAAATAGAAATATTGCCCAAAAGTAGCTCTAAGCGTGGTAGCGAATTCGCTCCTAAAACAAAGAACAGTTTCATTTTCTTGTTTGACGATAGCAATGACTTTGTAAAACTTATACCACGGAAAACAAATAAAACATTCAAAAATAATATAGATACAAGTCTAAATGATGCTGATGATACTTGTAGTACAGGTAAACCGTCAGTAACGTCTGAAAGCACTTCATCACTATCAAGACGTCGTACAGAAAAAAGGTTTAAAAGATGGAACTTTAGGCATGCAAAGATGATTAGAAATGTACATGAAATGATTCTTAGAAATAAAAACGGTAGATCTCCCCGAAGGGTAAAGATAAATTGTAACAATGATAAAGACAATGCTCAAACCGCAATTCAAAAACCAAAAGTGGTGAATGTTAAAAAGGTTAAAAACAAGCTAGATGCGAATAATCTATATTTTCGAACGGAACTGTTCGATACTGATTCAGAAGCATCATCGTGTTACTAATAATTCTTATTAAtatgataattaattaatattgtagtatataatttgtataaagTTTGGACTACTTTTGACTTAAGGAAAAGTTAAGTACAACTAAGTATCCTGGTCTAAAGTATCATATAAATCATTCGAATGTAAGTGAAATTGTTCACGGTCTATGTTCATACGAAATTAAGAAATTCATTACGAGTGTTGTAAATACcattgtaaaattattaaatataacataagaaaagtaaaaaaagcgatatatatataaaagaaaaattgaaatacTTGTACAAGAAAATACGAAAGCTTTGACGTGAACAGATTAATGGATCTGatgaaaacaaaataaaattatttacatttttgtATTCAATGTTAATCTTAATTCAATTGCTCATAGCTTTCCAATTGATTGTATTTATTTTAAgatcgaagagagagagagagagagaagacggctcttta
The window above is part of the Megalopta genalis isolate 19385.01 chromosome 2, iyMegGena1_principal, whole genome shotgun sequence genome. Proteins encoded here:
- the LOC117220594 gene encoding uncharacterized protein LOC117220594 isoform X1, which translates into the protein MDKKLNLPNLDESYYDGIEKIVGSKNDTTFLLPADVLQKRKEFWHDFFQKYAEESVIGNDLDLLDIQDSGPHKKSLKFIQHWVDNGTLPYNNIMDINKESEQCDAAKVLTNTSSSSVDTVAYILSNNNTTNKFTTMAIVEGAKQGSLVDLENEDIGSVDTIKLVRNTDGRDNNDNVLQQNGENSIENASMMPSAEIEKDITFKRNDEPEVNRTPKINYNKLFTEKLMHLITKKENRNSYIKESLINRELNQSSRFYLTEENSECQNDSQRLSQRKKLYSARDSPVDIVSTIRRNTSIIPRRKQFLHPALDSQITARRRSKFFQKRRTQQISMYHKSVMNSSTFSLPNTMSKKWSNTKKSSMANSQSVRKLKTRETSLSSTDGNSTVIECNNQNMNMSAIVNTESEIVSSNASEFKKPNNTVREFRKSKLRVTRSRLKNQMRLSLSKPNELNKLPIPQNIKPIVCLKRLSESDIRKYKKPKNLTINFDNLLKPVVRVKRLLESDIEKYKKSDEEVKNVENSHSAIYLKQSSQFVSGGSRKVEKMVRIPCNLNATVRLTRLSKRDIENITNSNTSMKDNINSNTIKKNNIIPSTLKNNNLQSQTIQIQNDRTSNTKRPLRSQNASTNSVRNSKTINLFEDSDSDHSTLLIHKCENSKSAKDTNNPHGSSNVSLYDKIGTEINKIRENNVNFMLDDEIEILPKSSSKRGSEFAPKTKNSFIFLFDDSNDFVKLIPRKTNKTFKNNIDTSLNDADDTCSTGKPSVTSESTSSLSRRRTEKRFKRWNFRHAKMIRNVHEMILRNKNGRSPRRVKINCNNDKDNAQTAIQKPKVVNVKKVKNKLDANNLYFRTELFDTDSEASSCY
- the LOC117220594 gene encoding uncharacterized protein LOC117220594 isoform X2, with translation MDINKESEQCDAAKVLTNTSSSSVDTVAYILSNNNTTNKFTTMAIVEGAKQGSLVDLENEDIGSVDTIKLVRNTDGRDNNDNVLQQNGENSIENASMMPSAEIEKDITFKRNDEPEVNRTPKINYNKLFTEKLMHLITKKENRNSYIKESLINRELNQSSRFYLTEENSECQNDSQRLSQRKKLYSARDSPVDIVSTIRRNTSIIPRRKQFLHPALDSQITARRRSKFFQKRRTQQISMYHKSVMNSSTFSLPNTMSKKWSNTKKSSMANSQSVRKLKTRETSLSSTDGNSTVIECNNQNMNMSAIVNTESEIVSSNASEFKKPNNTVREFRKSKLRVTRSRLKNQMRLSLSKPNELNKLPIPQNIKPIVCLKRLSESDIRKYKKPKNLTINFDNLLKPVVRVKRLLESDIEKYKKSDEEVKNVENSHSAIYLKQSSQFVSGGSRKVEKMVRIPCNLNATVRLTRLSKRDIENITNSNTSMKDNINSNTIKKNNIIPSTLKNNNLQSQTIQIQNDRTSNTKRPLRSQNASTNSVRNSKTINLFEDSDSDHSTLLIHKCENSKSAKDTNNPHGSSNVSLYDKIGTEINKIRENNVNFMLDDEIEILPKSSSKRGSEFAPKTKNSFIFLFDDSNDFVKLIPRKTNKTFKNNIDTSLNDADDTCSTGKPSVTSESTSSLSRRRTEKRFKRWNFRHAKMIRNVHEMILRNKNGRSPRRVKINCNNDKDNAQTAIQKPKVVNVKKVKNKLDANNLYFRTELFDTDSEASSCY